From one Anopheles bellator chromosome 1, idAnoBellAS_SP24_06.2, whole genome shotgun sequence genomic stretch:
- the LOC131206697 gene encoding cuticlin-4: MELPAIVGTIVCVLTIATFTHGAQIPSMKRSAMIFTKEPTVRIQCLSGSMLITLKDVPTNLNGQFSGMVYPKGLPKNSSCLTEYHQQEGPLRYKLPLKSCDTMPVEMDDGGIEFFNTIVLQPHLKLVTDLGRGYHVRCRYKSRRAALKNVSVLHKPSGVASEASADSRPQALTSAEGGGTDRREHGRSMDSKDELAVPIAVEDEQADEKPMPGCHMKIFTAGEKLAENVKIGDPLTLVINIDRQEEYGLHVTDCLVRDGLGWGEQKLINEQGCPLDSEILGPFEYTADRSKATVTFPAHKFPYTSSVYYQCNVKLCELQDTNCHKTPTCSGNGAKRTKRQTDEEGQPATIEVFSGLHVNENAEVLGDDADSVFKERTPDDAICVSQRSFAVAIAIAGLCLMLAVVLAVMCIVARRSSKSVSNSGSSIYSGPYTNTAFSHSS, encoded by the exons ATGGAGCTTCCCGCGATCGTTGGCACCATCGTATGCGTTTTG ACAATAGCAACTTTCACACATGGCGCGCAGATTCCATCCATGAAGC GCTCGGCGATGATCTTCACCAAGGAACCGACCGTGCGGATACAATGCCTGTCCGGCTCGATGCTGATCACGCTCAAGGATGTACCGACCAACCTGAACGGCCAGTTCAGCGGGATGGTGTATCCGAAGGGGCTGCCGAAGAACTCGAGCTGCCTCACCGAGTACCACCAGCAGGAGGGACCGCTGCGCTACAAGCTGCCCCTGAAGAGCTGCGATACGATGCCCGTCGAGATG GATGACGGTGGCATCGAGTTCTTCAACACGATCGTGCTGCAGCCCCACCTGAAGCTGGTCACTGATCTTGGCCGAGGCTACCACGTGCGCTGCCGGTACAAGAGCCGCCGGGCGGCCTTGAAGAATGTGTCGGTGCTCCACAAGCCGTCCGGCGTGGCATCGGAGGCGTCAGCCGACAGTCGACCGCAGGCACTGACCAGCGCCGAGGGTGGTGGCACCGATCGACGGGAGCACGGCCGCTCGATGGACAGCAAGGACGAGCTGGCGGTGCCGATCGCCGTCGAAGACGAGCAGGCGGACGAGAAACCGATGCCGGGCTGCCATATGAAGATCTTCACCGCTGGCGAGAAGCTGGCCGAGAACGTCAAGATCGGCGATCCGCTGACGCTCGTCATCAACATCGACCGGCAGGAGGAGTACGGTCTGCACGTCACCGACTGCCTGGTGCGGGACGGGCTCGGCTGGGGCGAGCAGAAGCTGATCAACGAGCAGGGCTGCCCGTTGGACAGCGAAATTTTGGGCCCGTTCGAGTACACGGCGGACCGGAGCAAGGCCACGGTCACCTTCCCGGCCCACAAGTTCCCGTACACGTCGTCCGTTTACTACCAGTGCAACGTGAAGCTGTGCGAGCTGCAGGACACCAACTGTCACAAG ACACCGACCTGCTCGGGCAATGGTGCCAAACGCACGAAACGGCAAACGGACGAGGAAGGACAACCGGCTACGATTGAGGTCTTCTCCGGACTGCACGTGAACGAGAACGCTGAGGTGCTCGGCGATGACGCGGACTCGGTGTTTAAGGAACGG ACACCGGACGACGCCATCTGTGTGTCCCAGCGGAGCTTCGCCGTTGCCATAGCCATTGCCGGCCTGTGCCTGATGCTGGCCGTAGTCCTCGCGGTGATGTGTATCGTCgcccgccgcagcagcaagtCCGTGTCCAACTCGGGCAGCTCTATCTACAGTGGCCCCTACACGAACACTGCCTTCTCGCATAGTAGTTAA